In a genomic window of Candidatus Thiothrix sulfatifontis:
- a CDS encoding fused MFS/spermidine synthase has translation MIQTLHHSDDEFGSITVLDDGECRILAFAPNDEQSRCLKAAPHVLQYEYTQAMLLVLLFCQPKRVLILGLGGGSLVTALHRHIPGIHITAVELRATVIDVAQRFFQMPRSKRLQIVQQDADDFLNNAELRKVDVIFADLYHGDGIDHVQLRADFVARCAANLKEDGWLVMNCWTEQREDPLLRDALRAHFTDIRTVLTASRNWVIIAGKAPDFQTTRALKDTAEHLSASLGFPLIRALMRSRALGE, from the coding sequence ATGATACAAACCCTACACCACAGCGACGATGAATTCGGCTCAATCACGGTACTCGATGATGGCGAATGCCGCATTCTAGCCTTTGCACCCAATGATGAGCAAAGCCGCTGTTTAAAAGCCGCCCCGCACGTCTTGCAATACGAATACACCCAAGCGATGTTGCTGGTATTGCTGTTTTGCCAACCCAAACGGGTGCTTATTTTAGGCTTAGGCGGCGGCAGCTTAGTCACCGCTTTGCACCGCCACATCCCCGGCATTCACATTACCGCAGTGGAATTACGCGCCACCGTCATCGACGTTGCCCAGCGTTTTTTCCAAATGCCGCGCAGCAAGCGTTTACAAATCGTCCAACAAGATGCCGACGACTTTCTAAACAACGCCGAATTGCGCAAAGTGGATGTAATATTCGCCGACCTCTACCACGGTGATGGCATAGACCATGTGCAATTGCGTGCCGATTTTGTCGCCCGTTGTGCCGCCAATCTCAAGGAAGACGGCTGGCTCGTGATGAATTGCTGGACAGAACAGCGCGAAGACCCGTTGCTACGCGATGCCTTACGCGCACACTTCACCGACATACGCACCGTGCTGACCGCCAGCAGAAACTGGGTCATCATTGCAGGCAAAGCGCCGGATTTTCAAACGACACGCGCCTTGAAAGACACGGCTGAACACCTGAGCGCCTCGCTGGGCTTTCCGTTGATACGCGCCCTCATGCGCTCGCGGGCATTAGGCGAATAG
- the argB gene encoding acetylglutamate kinase, with protein MTTNSPNSTAAILMEALPYIQKYSGKTIVVKYGGNAMTDPALQQSFARDIVLLKQVGINPVVIHGGGPQIGNLLKQIGKESHFVDGMRVTDAETMDVVQMVLGGLVNKQIVNMINQAGGRAIGLTGKDGNMIIARKMQHPDVDLGHVGEVIEIDASVVKMLEEDRFIPVIAPIGVGRDGTSYNINADIVAGKMAEVLNAERLLLLTNTPGVLNKVGTLLEILSQQDIQALIADGTIQGGMLPKLACATDAIAAGAKSASIIDGRVPHAVLLELLTDQGVGTMVTP; from the coding sequence ATGACGACGAACAGCCCGAATAGTACCGCTGCTATTCTGATGGAGGCGTTGCCTTACATCCAAAAATATTCCGGCAAAACCATTGTGGTCAAATACGGTGGGAATGCCATGACTGACCCGGCATTGCAACAAAGCTTTGCCCGCGACATCGTGCTGTTGAAACAAGTGGGGATTAACCCGGTGGTTATTCACGGCGGTGGCCCGCAAATCGGCAATCTGCTCAAGCAAATCGGCAAGGAAAGCCATTTCGTGGATGGAATGCGCGTCACCGATGCCGAAACCATGGACGTGGTGCAAATGGTGCTGGGTGGCTTGGTCAATAAGCAAATCGTCAATATGATCAATCAAGCCGGTGGGCGGGCGATTGGTTTGACCGGCAAAGACGGCAATATGATCATTGCCCGCAAAATGCAACACCCGGACGTTGACCTAGGGCATGTCGGCGAAGTCATCGAGATTGATGCCAGCGTGGTCAAAATGTTGGAAGAAGACCGCTTTATTCCGGTCATCGCCCCGATTGGCGTAGGCAGAGATGGTACCAGCTACAACATCAACGCCGACATCGTGGCAGGTAAAATGGCGGAAGTGTTGAATGCAGAACGTTTGCTATTACTCACCAATACGCCGGGGGTACTCAATAAAGTGGGGACTTTGCTGGAAATTTTGAGTCAGCAAGACATCCAAGCATTGATTGCCGATGGCACGATTCAAGGCGGTATGTTGCCCAAACTGGCGTGCGCTACCGATGCGATTGCTGCCGGTGCCAAAAGTGCCAGCATTATTGATGGTCGAGTGCCGCACGCAGTGTTGCTGGAGCTGTTGACGGATCAGGGCGTGGGGACGATGGTGACGCCTTAA
- the dut gene encoding dUTP diphosphatase, translating to MTTIEYKILDPRIGTEFPLPEYATIGSAGMDLRACLDAPLVLNAGDTELIPTGIAIHIGDPTLAAVILPRSGLGHKHGIVLGNLVGLIDSDYQGQLFISCWNRGNDSFTIQPGERIAQLVFVPVVQVALQQVDDFDQSHRGEGGFGHSGRH from the coding sequence ATGACCACGATTGAATACAAAATCCTCGACCCACGCATTGGCACTGAATTTCCTTTACCCGAATACGCCACCATCGGCTCGGCGGGCATGGATTTACGCGCCTGTTTGGATGCACCGCTGGTATTGAATGCGGGGGACACAGAACTCATTCCCACTGGCATTGCGATTCACATCGGCGACCCAACGCTGGCTGCTGTCATTTTGCCGCGTTCTGGTTTGGGGCATAAACACGGGATTGTGCTAGGGAATCTGGTCGGTTTGATTGATTCGGACTACCAAGGGCAATTATTCATTTCCTGCTGGAATCGGGGTAACGACAGCTTCACGATTCAACCGGGCGAACGCATTGCGCAATTGGTCTTTGTGCCGGTGGTGCAAGTAGCGCTGCAACAGGTTGACGATTTCGACCAGTCGCACCGTGGTGAAGGCGGTTTTGGACATTCCGGGCGGCACTAA
- a CDS encoding DUF4124 domain-containing protein, producing the protein MRRIALLPHFALFALLLFANSVQAGLYRWVDAAGMVHYSDVVPPSVEKQGHAQLNKQGMTVEIVPGAPSEAELTAGKRRETLAKLRDALDNKQQEQDNHLLANYADVAELEAVFHSKLAVLDKNTQSIAERRESLETKLAAVREQASKVAEPEQREKLNGYIQDAEKTLAAYDHALQENQTEQDRLRQRYEKDRERLSKLLKASPSSPRPDPSTAPATLRAALDHQ; encoded by the coding sequence ATGAGACGAATTGCCCTATTACCGCACTTTGCTTTATTTGCCTTGTTGCTATTCGCTAACAGCGTGCAAGCGGGTTTATACCGTTGGGTAGATGCCGCAGGCATGGTGCATTATTCTGATGTGGTTCCCCCCTCCGTCGAAAAGCAGGGTCACGCCCAGTTAAACAAGCAAGGCATGACCGTTGAAATCGTGCCGGGAGCACCCAGCGAAGCAGAGCTTACCGCAGGCAAACGCCGCGAGACCTTGGCAAAATTGCGCGATGCCTTGGATAACAAGCAACAAGAACAAGACAACCACCTGCTGGCTAATTACGCGGATGTAGCGGAACTGGAAGCCGTATTTCACAGCAAATTAGCCGTGTTGGATAAAAATACCCAATCCATTGCGGAACGGCGTGAGTCTCTGGAAACCAAGTTAGCGGCGGTCAGAGAGCAAGCCAGCAAAGTCGCCGAGCCTGAACAACGTGAAAAACTCAACGGTTACATTCAAGATGCCGAAAAGACACTGGCGGCTTACGATCACGCCTTGCAAGAAAATCAAACCGAGCAAGACCGTCTGCGCCAGCGTTATGAAAAAGACCGGGAACGTTTAAGCAAATTGCTTAAGGCGTCACCATCGTCCCCACGCCCTGATCCGTCAACAGCTCCAGCAACACTGCGTGCGGCACTCGACCATCAATAA
- the coaBC gene encoding bifunctional phosphopantothenoylcysteine decarboxylase/phosphopantothenate--cysteine ligase CoaBC, whose amino-acid sequence MAFLPSKNILLGISGGIAAYKSAELTRLLVKQGANVRVCMTASAQAFITPLTLQALSGNPVHTELLDPQAEMGMGHIELARWADVILIAPATANTLARLTWGVADDLLSTVCLASTARVIVAPAMNQQMWKHAATQHNLQTLQTRGVTVFGPAEGVQACGDTGLGRMLEPADIVRELEACCATSQLLQGVRVLITAGPTREAIDPVRFLTNRSSGKMGYAVASAAVSMGAKVMLVSGQVALDCPAGVSRVITESAADMLNATREAAKQADLFIATAAVADYTPVSVADRKIKKNAATLHLEMQRTTDILATIKQTYPHLFTVGFAAETHDLMTYARSKLERKNLDMIAANSVADGKAFDQPTNALEVVWKDGHTSLPEMDKHALATALMKLVAAQYLQRKQPTHDHD is encoded by the coding sequence ATGGCATTCCTTCCTAGTAAGAACATCCTTTTAGGGATAAGTGGCGGTATCGCCGCCTACAAATCCGCTGAACTGACACGTTTGTTAGTGAAACAAGGCGCGAACGTGCGGGTGTGCATGACCGCCTCCGCCCAAGCCTTCATTACCCCGCTGACGCTGCAAGCGTTGTCCGGCAACCCGGTGCATACCGAATTGCTCGACCCGCAAGCCGAAATGGGCATGGGGCATATCGAATTGGCACGCTGGGCAGATGTGATTTTGATTGCGCCTGCCACCGCCAATACCTTGGCACGCTTAACTTGGGGCGTGGCGGATGATTTATTGAGTACGGTTTGCCTTGCCTCCACTGCCCGCGTGATCGTTGCCCCGGCCATGAATCAGCAAATGTGGAAACATGCCGCCACCCAGCACAACCTGCAAACCCTGCAAACACGCGGCGTGACGGTGTTCGGCCCGGCAGAAGGGGTGCAAGCCTGTGGCGATACCGGCTTGGGGCGAATGCTCGAACCTGCGGACATTGTGCGCGAATTAGAAGCCTGTTGCGCTACCAGCCAATTGCTGCAAGGGGTGCGCGTCTTAATTACTGCAGGTCCCACCCGCGAAGCGATTGATCCAGTGCGTTTTCTCACCAATCGCAGTTCCGGCAAAATGGGTTACGCGGTCGCCTCCGCAGCAGTCAGCATGGGCGCAAAGGTCATGTTGGTTTCCGGGCAGGTGGCGTTGGATTGCCCCGCTGGAGTAAGCCGCGTTATCACCGAATCGGCAGCGGACATGCTCAACGCCACCCGTGAAGCCGCCAAACAAGCGGATTTGTTCATTGCCACCGCCGCCGTTGCTGATTACACCCCGGTCAGCGTGGCAGACCGCAAAATCAAAAAAAACGCGGCTACCCTTCATCTGGAAATGCAGCGCACCACCGATATTTTGGCTACCATCAAGCAAACCTACCCGCACCTGTTCACCGTAGGCTTTGCCGCCGAAACCCACGATTTAATGACCTACGCCCGCAGCAAACTGGAACGCAAAAACCTCGACATGATCGCCGCGAATTCGGTAGCAGATGGCAAAGCCTTCGACCAACCCACCAATGCGCTCGAAGTGGTGTGGAAAGACGGGCATACTTCCCTGCCTGAAATGGATAAACACGCGCTTGCCACAGCCTTGATGAAATTAGTGGCAGCCCAATACTTGCAACGGAAGCAACCGACACATGACCACGATTGA
- the nagZ gene encoding beta-N-acetylhexosaminidase: protein MSLGPVMLDLAGTELSAADRELLQHPAVGGVILFARNYQNPAQLAALTAAIRAVREPHLLVAVDQEGGRVQRFRESFQRLPPAGYYAALYQQSPAAAQHAAQRMGWLMASELQAVGVDFSFAPVLDIDRGLSRVIGDRAFGQDTPTVMALTGAWMQGARLAGMVSVGKHFPGHGGVTADSHEALPCDERSWETLWAEDIAPFGHLIAQGLEAVMPSHVVYSCVDSAPAGFSPRWLQAILRGQMGFQGAIFSDALDMAAAAAAGDFVGRAKAALAAGCDQLLMCNNRAAAVSVVEALADYRDTAAQARLSRLYSRHFTSLEQAKQQPTWAEAEAVLAQFAADTVSGMTLAYDPTTRGGTVL from the coding sequence ATGTCATTGGGGCCAGTCATGCTGGATTTAGCCGGTACGGAGTTGAGTGCCGCAGACCGCGAATTGTTGCAACATCCCGCCGTCGGGGGCGTGATCTTGTTTGCGCGTAATTACCAGAATCCGGCGCAATTGGCGGCGTTGACGGCAGCGATTCGGGCGGTGCGCGAACCGCATTTGCTGGTGGCGGTGGATCAGGAAGGCGGACGGGTGCAACGGTTTCGCGAAAGTTTTCAGCGTTTGCCGCCAGCGGGGTATTACGCGGCGTTGTACCAACAGTCACCAGCGGCGGCGCAGCACGCGGCGCAACGCATGGGTTGGTTGATGGCATCTGAGTTGCAAGCGGTGGGCGTGGATTTCAGCTTTGCGCCCGTGTTGGATATTGATCGCGGGCTGAGTCGGGTGATCGGTGATCGTGCCTTCGGGCAAGACACGCCAACGGTAATGGCATTGACGGGGGCGTGGATGCAGGGCGCACGTTTGGCGGGCATGGTGTCAGTCGGCAAGCATTTCCCCGGTCATGGCGGCGTGACGGCGGATTCGCACGAAGCCTTGCCGTGTGATGAGCGTAGCTGGGAAACCTTGTGGGCGGAAGACATTGCCCCGTTCGGGCATTTGATTGCACAAGGGCTGGAGGCGGTGATGCCCTCGCACGTGGTGTATTCGTGCGTGGATTCTGCGCCAGCCGGGTTTTCGCCGCGCTGGTTGCAGGCGATTTTGCGCGGGCAAATGGGTTTTCAGGGCGCAATCTTCAGCGATGCCTTGGATATGGCAGCAGCGGCAGCCGCAGGCGATTTTGTGGGGCGAGCCAAAGCAGCGTTGGCAGCAGGTTGCGATCAGTTGTTGATGTGCAATAACCGTGCGGCAGCCGTGTCGGTGGTGGAAGCCTTGGCGGATTATCGCGACACGGCGGCACAAGCACGGTTGTCGCGCTTATACAGCCGTCATTTCACATCGCTTGAGCAGGCGAAACAACAGCCGACTTGGGCTGAAGCGGAGGCGGTGTTGGCACAATTTGCGGCGGATACCGTATCCGGCATGACCTTGGCGTATGACCCGACCACACGCGGCGGTACGGTGTTGTAA
- the ssb gene encoding single-stranded DNA-binding protein, whose protein sequence is MANGINKVILVGTVGRDPEMKYMPSGDAIANISVATSESWKDKNTGEKKEATEWHNVTFYRGLAKVVGDYVRKGQLLYVEGSLKTRSWEKDGQKHYRTEVNATDMKMLGGRPGGGMGSGNYDDSSAAPAQRSSNQGASNGGGYGGNAPSAPADNAPSRGFEDFDDDIPF, encoded by the coding sequence ATGGCAAATGGTATCAACAAAGTCATTCTGGTTGGCACGGTGGGCAGAGACCCTGAGATGAAATACATGCCCAGCGGTGACGCAATCGCCAATATCAGTGTCGCCACCAGTGAATCATGGAAAGACAAAAATACCGGCGAGAAGAAGGAAGCCACTGAATGGCACAACGTGACTTTTTACCGAGGCTTAGCCAAAGTCGTTGGTGATTATGTTCGCAAAGGCCAATTGCTTTACGTCGAAGGCAGCCTGAAAACCCGTTCGTGGGAAAAAGATGGGCAAAAACACTACCGCACCGAAGTGAACGCCACCGATATGAAAATGCTGGGCGGGCGTCCCGGCGGCGGCATGGGTTCGGGCAATTACGACGACTCATCCGCCGCCCCCGCGCAACGCAGCAGTAATCAAGGCGCTAGTAATGGCGGTGGTTACGGTGGCAATGCACCCTCTGCGCCAGCAGACAATGCACCGAGTCGTGGCTTTGAAGACTTCGACGATGATATTCCCTTCTAA
- the radC gene encoding DNA repair protein RadC — translation MAITDWPLDERPREKLMLRGAPALSDAELLAIFLRVGVKGKTAVDLSRELLQTFGSLRQLFDADAQNFCATHGMGEAKYVQLQAVLEMSKRYLSEKMRRGDALSDPEAVRFYLTSKLRDYRFEVFACLFLDNRHRVIQYEELFRGTIDGASVHPREVVRRALHHNAAAIIFAHNHPSGVAEPSQADERITQKLKDALHLIDVRVLDHFVIGDQVVSFAERGLL, via the coding sequence ATGGCAATTACTGACTGGCCTCTTGATGAACGCCCGCGTGAAAAATTGATGTTACGCGGCGCACCAGCCTTGTCCGATGCCGAATTGCTGGCAATTTTTTTGCGTGTCGGGGTCAAGGGCAAGACGGCGGTTGACCTCTCCCGCGAACTGCTGCAAACGTTTGGCAGTTTACGTCAATTATTTGATGCAGACGCACAAAATTTTTGTGCAACGCACGGGATGGGGGAAGCCAAATACGTGCAATTGCAAGCGGTGTTGGAAATGTCCAAACGTTACCTCAGCGAAAAGATGCGGCGTGGGGACGCGCTAAGTGACCCTGAGGCGGTACGTTTTTACCTGACTTCCAAATTGCGCGATTACCGTTTTGAGGTATTCGCCTGTTTATTCCTCGATAATCGTCACCGGGTGATTCAGTACGAAGAGCTGTTTCGCGGGACGATTGACGGGGCAAGTGTACACCCGCGTGAAGTGGTGCGCCGTGCGTTACATCACAATGCAGCGGCCATTATTTTCGCGCATAATCACCCTTCCGGCGTTGCCGAACCCAGTCAGGCGGATGAGCGCATTACCCAAAAGCTCAAAGATGCTTTGCATTTAATTGATGTTAGGGTGTTGGATCATTTTGTGATCGGCGATCAAGTAGTCTCGTTTGCCGAACGTGGGTTGTTGTAG
- a CDS encoding arginine N-succinyltransferase, with protein sequence MDTSSDTKIGCLHVAGVILLTVFISVSVTLWVIQYFLFPKPFQPVTLDARETTVLAQKLQQIGLPADNLTPEPYTEVGASREISLSEKELNALLAKNTDMAEQAVIDLADNLASAKILLPLDPEFPFIGGKTLKVNAGMELAYANNNPIIKLKGVSVWGVPVPNAWLGNLKNVDLVNEFGGNAGFWQSFAAGVEDIHVEEGHLLIKLKE encoded by the coding sequence ATGGACACAAGCTCAGACACAAAAATTGGGTGCTTACACGTCGCTGGCGTGATTTTATTAACTGTATTTATCTCTGTCAGCGTCACGCTGTGGGTTATTCAATACTTCTTATTTCCCAAGCCGTTTCAACCTGTCACCCTCGATGCGCGTGAAACGACTGTACTGGCGCAAAAACTCCAACAAATCGGTTTACCTGCGGATAATCTCACCCCCGAACCGTATACCGAAGTCGGCGCAAGCCGTGAAATTTCACTATCCGAAAAAGAGCTGAACGCCTTGCTCGCCAAAAACACCGACATGGCAGAACAAGCGGTCATCGATCTTGCTGACAACCTCGCCAGTGCCAAAATATTGCTGCCACTTGACCCCGAATTTCCGTTTATCGGCGGCAAAACGCTCAAAGTGAATGCGGGCATGGAATTGGCCTACGCCAACAACAATCCCATTATCAAACTCAAAGGCGTGAGCGTGTGGGGCGTACCCGTGCCCAACGCATGGCTGGGCAATCTGAAAAACGTGGATCTGGTCAACGAATTTGGCGGCAATGCCGGTTTCTGGCAATCCTTCGCCGCCGGTGTCGAAGACATCCACGTTGAAGAAGGGCATTTGCTCATCAAACTCAAGGAATAG
- the thiL gene encoding thiamine-phosphate kinase — MSEFSLIREHFLWQPQPESVRVSVGDDAAVLALPANKELVVSVDTSNAGVHFPLDTPPHAIGYKALAVNLSDLAAMGAEPAWFTLALSLPAADQEWVAEFTRGMRELAEQHGIFLIGGDTTRGALSITIQVMGWVPPGRALLRSGAQHGDWICVSGTLGDAAAGLAIVQQRLVLPTVAAAFCVQRLNYPTPRVALGQCLRGLASACMDISDGLLADLGHILTASSGVGARLQHTAIPVSAALQPLALAQRLDFALRGGDDYELLFTLPKQHLDEVQQVANKYHIQVTVIGEVDDNQTGLSVDYTFSDKRQGYEHFS, encoded by the coding sequence ATGTCGGAATTTTCGCTAATCCGCGAACATTTTCTGTGGCAACCTCAGCCTGAGAGTGTGCGTGTCAGTGTCGGGGATGACGCGGCGGTGCTGGCATTACCGGCGAATAAAGAATTGGTGGTGTCGGTGGATACTTCCAATGCCGGGGTGCATTTCCCGCTGGATACGCCACCACACGCGATTGGTTACAAAGCATTGGCGGTGAATTTGAGTGATTTGGCGGCAATGGGAGCAGAACCGGCATGGTTTACGTTGGCGCTTTCCTTGCCTGCGGCAGATCAAGAATGGGTGGCGGAATTCACGCGCGGAATGCGGGAGCTGGCGGAACAGCACGGTATTTTCTTGATTGGGGGCGATACCACGCGCGGTGCACTGAGTATTACGATTCAAGTCATGGGGTGGGTTCCGCCGGGTAGGGCGTTACTGCGGAGCGGGGCGCAACACGGTGATTGGATTTGCGTTTCCGGTACTTTAGGTGATGCGGCAGCAGGTTTGGCGATTGTGCAGCAACGCTTGGTATTGCCAACGGTGGCGGCGGCATTTTGCGTGCAGCGTTTGAATTATCCTACCCCGCGTGTGGCGTTGGGGCAGTGTTTGCGTGGGTTGGCGAGCGCTTGTATGGATATTTCTGATGGGTTGTTGGCAGATTTGGGGCATATTTTAACGGCTTCTTCGGGGGTGGGGGCGCGTTTGCAGCACACGGCGATTCCTGTTTCAGCCGCATTGCAACCACTGGCGTTAGCGCAGCGGCTGGATTTTGCTCTGAGGGGCGGCGATGATTACGAATTATTGTTTACCTTGCCAAAGCAGCATTTAGATGAGGTGCAGCAAGTGGCTAATAAGTATCACATTCAGGTTACAGTTATCGGAGAAGTGGATGATAATCAAACGGGTTTATCCGTGGATTATACCTTTTCCGATAAACGGCAAGGTTATGAACATTTTTCTTGA
- a CDS encoding SPOR domain-containing protein: protein MNNQLKMGAIALTLATLMAGCTPVPGANTQAGATTGGDYAPYNNNSYGTTTASTDYGYGAAVPATTNTGTTANTSYYDYGAGTASTGSAYGSGTTTASTGNYYDYTASGSSSAGSYSNSAGGSYAVQVVASPNRGTADAMRSQMQSAGFNAVVDQVGGYYKVRIPFSSESEAKANLSRIRSSVPDAFYTVR, encoded by the coding sequence ATGAACAATCAATTGAAAATGGGCGCAATTGCGCTGACTCTGGCAACCTTGATGGCTGGCTGCACACCTGTGCCGGGTGCTAACACGCAGGCAGGCGCAACCACGGGTGGCGATTACGCGCCTTACAATAACAATAGCTACGGTACAACGACAGCTTCCACCGATTACGGTTACGGCGCCGCTGTCCCTGCTACGACTAATACAGGCACTACAGCCAACACGTCTTATTATGATTACGGCGCTGGCACTGCATCGACAGGTTCTGCTTACGGCAGTGGTACGACCACGGCTTCTACGGGTAACTATTACGACTACACTGCGTCAGGCAGTTCGTCTGCGGGCAGTTACAGCAACTCGGCTGGCGGCTCTTATGCTGTACAAGTGGTTGCCAGCCCGAACCGAGGCACGGCCGATGCAATGCGCAGCCAAATGCAATCCGCCGGTTTCAATGCAGTGGTTGATCAAGTGGGCGGCTATTACAAAGTGCGTATCCCCTTCAGCAGCGAGAGCGAAGCTAAAGCCAATTTGAGCCGCATTCGTTCCAGTGTGCCGGATGCTTTTTACACCGTTCGCTAA
- a CDS encoding phosphomannomutase/phosphoglucomutase, protein MSIPQPLISHSLFRAYDVRGVYADNLTEHSVRLIGQAIGSQLRDRGEQAVVVGRDGRLSSPALAQAAIEGLMAAGCHVTNVGLVPTPVLYFAVQSGLAPHGVMITGSHNPPDQNGIKIVINGECQYNERIQRLYERIIRGELWHQPDAGSVQTASILSTYQHTVCQQIHLQRRLRIGLDCGNGATALLAEHFFRDLGCEVYPLFCEVDGNFPNHSPDPTQPANLQALQTLVREQGLDIGIAFDGDGDRLIAVDGNGHILWPDRILILLAQAVLPQQPGRMVAYDVKCTYRLEQAIRDAGGIPGMCISGHSLLKKYIRKHNAVLGGEFSGHIVLRDRGMEYDDGMYIAARLLEVLSCETATPAQVFARISEGFSTPEHKVYFASYEAAAAVMQIWMQDQQLHAQRLITLDGMRAEYADGWGLARASNTSPTITLRFEADTPERLEAIRALFRADIQRLQLTPEALPF, encoded by the coding sequence ATGAGCATTCCGCAACCACTCATCTCCCATTCTTTATTCCGTGCTTACGATGTGCGCGGTGTTTATGCTGACAATCTCACCGAGCACAGTGTGCGCCTGATCGGGCAAGCCATTGGCTCGCAATTGCGTGATCGGGGTGAGCAAGCAGTGGTGGTGGGGCGCGATGGGCGGCTTTCCAGCCCCGCCTTAGCGCAAGCCGCCATTGAAGGCTTAATGGCGGCGGGTTGCCATGTCACCAATGTCGGTTTAGTGCCAACGCCGGTGTTGTATTTCGCCGTGCAATCGGGGCTTGCGCCGCACGGGGTGATGATTACAGGCAGTCACAATCCGCCCGACCAAAACGGCATTAAAATTGTGATCAACGGCGAATGCCAGTACAACGAGCGCATTCAACGCCTGTACGAGCGCATTATTCGCGGCGAACTCTGGCATCAGCCCGATGCAGGCAGCGTGCAAACCGCCAGCATTCTGAGCACATATCAACACACCGTGTGCCAGCAAATCCACCTGCAACGCCGCCTGCGGATTGGGCTGGATTGCGGCAATGGCGCAACTGCATTGTTGGCGGAACATTTTTTCCGCGATTTGGGTTGCGAAGTTTACCCGCTGTTTTGTGAAGTCGATGGCAATTTCCCCAACCATTCCCCCGACCCGACGCAACCTGCGAATTTGCAAGCGCTGCAAACCTTGGTGCGCGAACAAGGGCTGGATATTGGCATTGCTTTTGATGGCGATGGCGACCGCTTGATTGCCGTCGATGGTAATGGGCATATTCTCTGGCCGGATCGTATCCTCATCCTGCTGGCGCAAGCGGTATTGCCACAGCAACCGGGGCGTATGGTCGCCTATGACGTGAAATGCACTTATCGGCTGGAGCAGGCTATCCGTGACGCGGGCGGCATTCCCGGCATGTGCATTAGCGGGCATTCCTTGCTGAAAAAATACATCCGAAAACACAACGCGGTATTAGGCGGGGAATTCAGTGGGCATATCGTGTTACGCGATCGTGGCATGGAATACGACGATGGCATGTACATTGCCGCGCGTTTGCTAGAAGTGTTGTCCTGTGAGACCGCTACTCCCGCGCAAGTATTCGCCCGAATTTCTGAAGGTTTCAGCACGCCAGAACACAAGGTCTACTTTGCCTCTTACGAAGCGGCAGCAGCAGTGATGCAAATCTGGATGCAAGATCAGCAACTGCACGCACAACGCCTGATTACGCTCGATGGAATGCGTGCCGAATACGCCGACGGCTGGGGTTTAGCGCGTGCCTCCAATACCAGCCCCACTATTACCTTGCGCTTTGAAGCCGATACGCCGGAACGCTTAGAAGCCATCCGCGCCCTGTTTCGTGCCGATATTCAACGCCTGCAATTGACCCCGGAGGCATTGCCGTTTTAA
- a CDS encoding DUF3144 domain-containing protein, whose product MSKKQSSSQDNDPEFWDLAEKFIELANTSVDTSDLGKVGAAMLYAAARFNTFVVAASSIDRKEFIEDADDTMDYLSKQFRHMLGDNLRDFKDNYKVYIKHDDEQPE is encoded by the coding sequence ATGAGCAAGAAACAAAGCAGTTCGCAAGACAATGACCCGGAATTCTGGGACTTGGCAGAGAAATTTATTGAGCTGGCGAATACCTCCGTCGACACCAGCGATTTAGGCAAAGTTGGCGCTGCCATGCTGTATGCAGCGGCACGCTTCAACACCTTCGTTGTTGCTGCCTCCTCCATTGACCGCAAAGAATTCATCGAAGACGCTGACGATACGATGGATTACCTCAGCAAACAATTCCGCCACATGCTCGGCGACAACCTGCGTGATTTCAAAGACAACTACAAGGTCTATATCAAACATGACGACGAACAGCCCGAATAG